The genomic segment TCTCCTCCTCGGTGTCGCGCTTCAGGGGGGTGAACTCTATGATCGGGCCGCGGTAGGTCTGGACCTGGACGTCCTCGTACGGCGTGGCCTCCGGCTCGGAGATCGGTATCGGGTTCTTGAACGCGAGCTGCAGGCTGGTGTACGTGCCCGCGTCGTTGAACTCGTCGATGTCGGTCTCGTCATTGAGTATTGTGACGTTTTCGAGTCGAGTCCTATTCTCCGAGTATATCTCGTCCAACTCGGCGACCTGATCGAGGAGATCGTTCAGACACTTCTCGTTGGTGTCGACCACCATGACGTCGTTGGCGTCGACGTTCGCGCCGACGTTCGTGCCGCCGTTCGTCTCGACCACTGTGACGTCGTTGGTGTCGACCACCATGACGTCAGTGGATTCGACGACATCGGAGCTTTCGATAACGTCAGTCAGCTCGACTGTTGGGGGGTCCGGGGAGTCGCTGGTGGAGGATACGAGATCCTGCTTTTCGGGGGgcatattattatttccatCGGTGGGCTGTGTCGGGGAAGAGGGTTCTGTCAAAAGAAGGGAGAATACGCTAAGATCCGGGAGGGGTTTTCTCGCAGTACCTTGGTATTCGGGGATGTATTCGAAGGGTACGGCATTGCTTCTTGCGTTGTCTGATGTCCTCTTCAGCTGGAGGTACACCtggaaataattataacttcgttacaattgtaattgtttatcgaagaaaatgtaaatacttaatataatgtgtattcaaattcaaatgcaattagaatatctatataaaacttttataatgtgCTTAAGcacttttattttgtcttaATACTCGTATTTTAATTTACCAGTACGATACTTAATGACACGTAATATGATGTAAAAGGAAACAATACAATTATCATAAatctgataaatataataaataaacagctgCTCAATGAATGATACGATCTGGTTCCGACGTGAGCTGAACGGAATAGTTATAAAACGATTGATGCATTGGATTACCTGACACTATTGGAGTGTTGCCAATGTTCAAATGACTCATTACTGCAATTAGCTTTATATGGAAAATTAGTTAAACAGGAAACGAACGGCAGACATTTAGATCGGTTCAGAAGTTCAAGCTTTTGGTTgtttttattgtcattaaatGTTTTACGTACTGTTGGTCGCTACTAGATaccattttgatgaaataatatgtatttagtttGAATAGAATCGTAACTATGTAAATAGCATAGCCGTTTGGAAAACTCTTCGTCTTAAACATGatatgtgtaaaataatatttacgtttacaatttgtgtttatatatgataattaaactAACAGTTTACTTCTAAATCGAGCATCAACGTAAAGTACTGGTGGTGTCTCGTGCAGACGATACGTCGGGGAACTATAATTTGTATCTTGTCGTTTGGAGAAAGCGGACTTATATCAACAAATCGGCAGCGGATACCCGACAAGTTAATAAGGTAAGTTTAAAACTTCTTTGTGTCTCATTTGGTCGCTTGGCTTAGCCGCTACCTCCACGTGTAGAAGTTCAAGTATTTGTAAGGCGGCATGTGGAAGGTTGGTCCCCCGCACTGACCTGCACGTGTCGCCGCTCGCTGGGGTCGCGGTAGGGCGGCGTGTGGAAGGCGATGGCGACCTGCCGGTGCACGAGCACGATGTTGGCGCTCTCCTCCCACACCACGTGCTCGCCCTCCTTCTGGAAGAACACCACGGCGATGTCCTCGCGAGTCACCTGCAATACAAGCATCGGTTACGTTCCACGTACTACTGCACACGGAGAAACTGTGAATTACCATAACTCTGcacttttgttattaaaatatggaCAATTCTATTTCGAAAGCTGTTACTAACCTTTTCACAGAGAAGTATCAGTTCAGTTCCTCCTTTATGGAAGTCGGAGCACTGGCTGAGTCGCATGATGACGAGGTCACTCATAGCCTTCTTGTCGTAGATGACATCCGAGACCACGGGAGGTAGCGAGAGTCGTATCTTCCCGCTCCTTTCATCGTGGATAAAGACTTGGAAGCAAAGTCTCACTGCGTTTAGGTCGATGCTTTGAGGTTGATTCCGGTGACTGTAGCCCGCTAGTGAAGAAATTGACTATAAGATACTGGCTTCAGTTTGTAAGATCAACCAAAATTCATTC from the Nymphalis io chromosome 10, ilAglIoxx1.1, whole genome shotgun sequence genome contains:
- the LOC126771444 gene encoding embryonic polarity protein dorsal isoform X4, which encodes MPRSPAPHAGQPFVRIVEQPASKALRFRYECEGRSAGSIPGVNSTPERKTYPTIEICGHKGSVVVVVSCVTREEPYKPHPHNLVGRERCNNGVCTFKTSITEENPQVSFSNLGIQCVKRKDIADALKVREGLRVDPFRTGYSHRNQPQSIDLNAVRLCFQVFIHDERSGKIRLSLPPVVSDVIYDKKAMSDLVIMRLSQCSDFHKGGTELILLCEKVTREDIAVVFFQKEGEHVVWEESANIVLVHRQVAIAFHTPPYRDPSERRHVQVYLQLKRTSDNARSNAVPFEYIPEYQGTARKPLPDLSVFSLLLTEPSSPTQPTDGNNNMPPEKQDLVSSTSDSPDPPTVELTDVIESSDVVESTDVMVVDTNDVTVVETNGGTNVGANVDANDVMVVDTNEKCLNDLLDQVAELDEIYSENRTRLENVTILNDETDIDEFNDAGTYTSLQLAFKNPIPISEPEATPYEDVQVQTYRGPIIEFTPLKRDTEEERAPPLPPKRVRKTTDNFKTSQTSVDSILRPGKQIPISRAGELTVARSEPVLPPAPKKRSFLSRLFRRKDKSPAPDASGRRAPAVGRSVSSVSGLRPARFRASPSSHASHASLGAADSVTHISLHGDGRPADLADLADLPPDGTILVAESVLALDAGAFRRLQDDLELTEAEHYALYMAVAPHATASEFDDSSNYYAPVDGRN